A DNA window from Aspergillus nidulans FGSC A4 chromosome V contains the following coding sequences:
- a CDS encoding mitochondrial 54S ribosomal protein uL24m (transcript_id=CADANIAT00003321): MQKVVRRTALARNQAQRKVIRANKDARHEELNDSLRQRFAYNRFQLDNIRAERLRRREDWMRGPLAPQRDAGLDGKMFGALSPQAMQPPAIPKHLRRKYINFAPGDRVCIMKGRDKGKINVVTRVDPENETLTVKDCNVADVYFPEWLSEQFGNKSPFQTVPLPISIDDVRLVVALDDPATGVTRDVLVEHVYGGGPLLEREQGIDTPRHTRYIAGEDIEIPWPRPEKPTFKDEEWDTLRMEVETPTWVPSLHYAPFPPSVLDELRNKFSKYRTRHDPEFVEQKKLEDLKKEYLQSRSLMTPKGELMAMIKQKKKEELEKRRDADGNLMMDEQTLSFIEMYMKENSVTKKTKKIKEAQTVRLS; encoded by the exons ATGCAGAAAGTCGTACGCCGGACAGCCCTGGCCCGAAACCAGGCTCAGCGCAAAGTCATTCGAGCGAACAAAGATGCCCGACACGAAGAGCTAAACGACAGCCTGCGGCAGCGGTTCGCCTACAACCGGTTCCAGCTGGACAATATCCGCGCAGAGAGGTTACGACGTCGTGAAGACTGGATGCGAGGACCGCTTGCACCTCAGCGAGATGCAGGGTTAGACGGAAAAATGTTTGGTGCTCTGAGTCCGCAAGCAATGCAGCCACCGGCTATTCCGAAACATCTGCGGAGAAAGTATATCAACTTTGCCCCGGGTGACCGGGTATGTATTATGAAGGGAAGAGATAAGGGAAAAATCAATGTGGTAACTCGCGTGGATCCGGAGAATGAGACTCTGACGGTCAAGGATTGTAATGTG GCCGACGTCTACTTTCCCGAGTGGCTCAGCGAACAATTTGGCAACAAAAGCCCCTTCCAGACCGTGCCCCTCCCCATCTCTATTGACGACGTCCGCCTCGTCGTCGCCCTCGACGACCCAGCCACAGGCGTCACCCGCGATGTCCTAGTCGAACACGTCTATGGTGGCGGCCCCCTCCTTGAACGTGAGCAGGGCATCGACACTCCTCGGCACACCCGCTACATTGCTGGCGAGGACATCGAGATACCCTGGCCGCGTCCCGAGAAGCCAACCTTCAAAGACGAGGAATGGGACACACTTCGCATGGAGGTTGAAACGCCCACCTGGGTGCCATCTCTTCATTACGCGCCCTTCCCTCCTAGTGTGCTTGATGAACTGCGAAATAAGTTCTCCAAGTACCGGACGCGCCATGATCCGGAGTTTgtggagcagaagaagctagAGGACCTTAAGAAGGAGTATCTTCAGAGCAGGTCTTTGATGACGCCGAAGGGGGAGCTTATGGCTATGAttaagcagaagaagaaggaggagttggaaaagaggagagatGCTGATGGAAATTTAATGATGGATGAGCAGACGTTGTCGTTCATTGAGATGTATATGAAGGAGAATTCGGTGACGAAGAAGACTAAGAAGATTAAGGAGGCTCAGACTGTTCGATTGAGCTAA